A stretch of Nevskiales bacterium DNA encodes these proteins:
- a CDS encoding TerC family protein, which produces MLELLTSPEAWIAFLTLTTLELVLGIDNIIFISILVDKLPVQQREFVRRLGLALAMVMRLGLLFLLSWLVGLTAPLFSALGQEISGRDLILLGGGLFLLWKSTKEMHGLLEGEEGEASSAVRATMGAIIVQIILIDAVFSLDSIITAVGMVEHIEVMVAAVVASVGLMMAFAGVIGRFVSRHPTIKVLALAFLLLIGMALVAEGLGHHVPKGYLYFAMVFSVGVELFNMRLRRKKAIEPVHLHERYVRDGKQ; this is translated from the coding sequence ATGCTCGAACTGCTGACCAGCCCCGAAGCCTGGATCGCCTTCCTGACCCTGACCACCCTGGAACTGGTGCTCGGCATCGACAACATCATTTTCATCTCCATCCTGGTGGACAAGCTGCCGGTGCAGCAGCGCGAGTTCGTGCGCCGGCTGGGGCTCGCCTTGGCGATGGTCATGCGCCTGGGCCTGCTGTTCCTGCTCAGCTGGCTGGTCGGGCTGACCGCCCCGCTGTTCAGCGCGCTGGGCCAGGAAATCTCCGGCCGCGACCTGATCCTGCTCGGCGGCGGCCTGTTCCTGCTGTGGAAGTCCACCAAGGAAATGCATGGCCTGCTCGAGGGCGAGGAAGGCGAGGCCTCGAGCGCAGTGCGCGCGACCATGGGCGCGATCATTGTGCAGATCATCCTGATCGACGCAGTGTTCTCGCTGGATTCCATCATCACCGCGGTCGGCATGGTCGAGCACATCGAGGTGATGGTGGCCGCCGTGGTCGCCTCGGTCGGCCTGATGATGGCCTTCGCCGGCGTGATCGGACGTTTCGTCTCGCGCCATCCGACCATCAAGGTGCTGGCGCTGGCCTTCCTGCTGCTGATCGGCATGGCGCTGGTCGCCGAAGGCCTGGGCCACCACGTCCCGAAGGGCTATCTGTACTTCGCCATGGTCTTCTCGGTCGGCGTCGAGCTGTTCAACATGCGCCTGCGCCGCAAGAAGGCTATCGAGCCGGTGCACCTGCACGAGCGCTACGTGCGCGACGGGAAACAATGA